The genomic segment GCTGATTTTATCAAAAAAATCTTCCGGCAGATCATGATTTGACACGTAATATTTATCAGACATCCATTCCATTGAATCCATAAGTTTAAGTAAATTTCCATTAAAAGACTGATTAATATATGCACTGACAGTCCTTTTTAGAAACTCCTGTCCAAGAGTGCGTCCACAGATTTTTATTATATCAATATGCTGCTTATATCTGGTTGTATCTTCAGGCCTTATAAAGGGAGATTTAAAAATAAGATAAGGTTTTTCTTTAAAATAATCCATGCACCCGTAAACCTGGTTCATGTGAAAGATGCTGGCAGGAATATCCAGATTTGTTAGAGAAATGTAAGAATCATGGGCAAGCTTAAAAGGGCATTGATAAATACATCCTTCATTTGCCAGCAGTTCTATTTTCATGTCTGGATATTTTTTTCTCAAAAGATTTGAAAATACTGCAAGTTCATCCATTTTCCTGTTCACAGACCTGTCAATAATAAATTTTTCAGGCAGTTTAAAATTTGTGGAACATATGATTTCCAGTATTGCAGATGCTTTTTCAAAAGAATCTGCAATACAGTTAATGCCGGGAACTGCTTCCAGCTGGGATGCTGTTTCCGGATCTATTGCTGAAAAAGCTTTCAGATAATAGCTGTCTGTGTAAACAATACCGTCAAGCACAGATGCATTTATGAGCATTTTTAATATTTTAGATATAAACTTTAGGTTACTGGTTTCCAAAAAAGCTTTTGGGTTATGAAACCTGCTGTTTAGAAGTGCGTATTTTTTTGGGCCTTTTATCTGGCTTAAACCTTTTATGAGATTTTCAGTTTCAAAAAACCTTATCTTATGGCGTGCATCTGATGCTTCCCGCAGTCCAAGACTGAAATGGATTGAATGAATATGGGAAATCTTTGTATTTAAAAACCTTATGTAATCAGGTTCAGGCAAGAAAGGGACATCAAAATTTATCATTTTCATTTGGTCCTTTTTATGGTCAGAAAGTACTATGTTTATGATAATATAAAAATAGCACTGATTTATCAGGTACTCAAGATTTTTAATATTTTTTTAAACCTTATATTTAAACTTTAAAATCTATTTATTATTCAGATGTTATGATTTTTTTTGACTTTATACCTGGATTTTGATAAAAATCTAAAAATATTTTCATCATTCAAATTGTTGTTAAAAGGAGTAAACATGAAAACCAGGTTAACAATTATATGTGAAAATTCTGTGGGAACTCCTTTTGGAGTTATCGGGGAACATGGATTTGCATGTTATATTGAAACAAATAAAGGAAATTATCTTTTTGATACAGGCCAGGGCTGCGGTATTGTCAGAAATTCACTGGCATTAAAAAAAGATTTATCCAGAATTGAATCCATTATAATAAGCCATGGTCATTACGATCATACAGGAGGACTGCCAGCAGTCTTGAATATCAGAGGCCAGGTTGATGTATTTGGACATCCTGACATTTTTGTTGAACGTTTCTTTGTTTTTAATGAAAGGAAACGGGCTATTGGCATACCTTTTCACCGCAGTTACCTGGAATCGCTTGGAGCTGATTTCAAGCTTAATACAGATATGACTGAAATTGGCCCGGGTGTCTGGCTTACAGGCGAAATTCCCAGGAAAACATCTTTTGAAAAAGGTGATGCCAATATGATAGCATGTATGCCTGATGGTAAAATCATTGATCCAGATCCTTTAAAAGATGATTTGTCCCTGATAATAAATTCTGATAAAGGTATTATCCTGGTTCTGGGATGCGCCCATGCAGGCCTTGTAAATATTCTTGATTATGTTATTGAAAAAACAGGAAAAGACAGGATATATGCTATTATTGGAGGTACTCACCTGGGATTTGCAGGTGATGAACAATTTGAAGAAACTATAAAAGCTATTAATAGATATAAGATTGAAAAAATAGGAGTATCCCACTGTACAGGGCTTTTAAAAGCATCTTATCTTCATGAAAAACTGAAAGAACGGTTTTTCTTTGGGTGTGTGGGATCTGAAATTTAAAATAATAATAATGAAAGGAGAAAAAATTGGAGATTTTTGCCAAAGATATCATGGTCAAAGATTTTGATACTGTTAATTCCAAAGCCCCTATTAACAATGCTGTTCAAAAAATTTTGCACGGCAGGCTGAGGGAAAGCGGATATAAAACCGAGAGTATTATGGTAATAGATGAATTTAATAAACTCACAGGTGTTATATCAATTTATGATGTGCTTTTTCATTTCAGGCCTGGTTTTTTAAATTATGGACTTGAAAGCATTGACGTATGGAAAGGCAGGCTGAAACCCCATTATGAAGAATTTGAAACCCTGACCGTGGAACAGGTTATGCATTCCCCTGTAATAAGTATTTCTCCTGACGACCACCTTATGGTTGTTCTGGATATGATGGTAAAGAAAAGATGCCGCCGGCTGCCAGTTGTAGAAAATGATATAATAAGGGGCATTGTTTATCAAAAGGAGATATTTAAGGCTCTTTTTAGTTAAAATTTTTTCATACCAGGTTAAAATGAATACATATAAAAAAAAAGCAATTGAATCTGCTGAATTTATAAAACAACGTATTGCCGTAAATCCCCGCATGGGCATTCTCACAGGCACGGGCCTGGGAGAAAGTGCAGAATCCATGGAGATTGAAGCTTTATTTGACTACAAAGAAATTCCGTATTTTCCAGTGTCAACAGTCCAGAGTCATAAAGGAAAACTGCTGACAGGACTCATGGGGGGCCGGCAGGTTATGGTTATGCAGGGCAGATTTCATCTATATGAAGGTTATTCCCCCCTTGAAGTAACCTTTCCTATACGGGTAATGCAGGAACTTGGAGTTGAGATTCTTATTATTTCCAATGCTGCAGGCGGATTTAACCCTGATTTTGAGCCTGGAGATATTATGATTATAAGCGATCATATTAATCTGACCGGGGAAAATCCTCTCACAGGGCCTAATGAAGATTCCTGGGGCATAAGATTTCCTGATATGTGTGCGGTTTATGATAAAAATCTGGCTGCTCTTGCACAAAAGGCAGGAGAAGCAAAAGGAATTTCTCTTAAAAAAGGGGTTTATGCAGGTCTTAAAGGTCCAAGTCTTGAAACTCCGGCAGAGGTACGTTTTCTTAAGATTATCGGGGCTGATGCTGTCGGATTTTCAACAGTTCAGGAGGCTGTTGCAGGGGTTCATGCGAAAATGCGTATTTTAGGTCTTTCTACCATTACCAATATAAATAATCCTGATTCCCCTGTACCAGGAGTTATAGATGAGATTATTGCTGTTGCAAACCAGGCAGCACCAAAACTGGAGGATTTAATAATAAATATAGCGGAGAATCTTGATTAAAATGATAGTAAGCGGTCAACATGCTGATCTTCTTATTTTTAACGGAACAGTCCTTACCATGAATTTAGATAATGAAAAGATTGAAAACGGGGCTGTTGCTGTTTCTGGTGATAAAATTGCAGCTATAGGTAAAGCTGATTTTTTTTCAACTTGGAAAATCTATCGGGCTGTTGATGCAAAAGGCGGTATTATAATGCCCGGACTGGTCAACACCCATACCCATGCAGC from the Desulfonema limicola genome contains:
- a CDS encoding MBL fold metallo-hydrolase; translation: MKTRLTIICENSVGTPFGVIGEHGFACYIETNKGNYLFDTGQGCGIVRNSLALKKDLSRIESIIISHGHYDHTGGLPAVLNIRGQVDVFGHPDIFVERFFVFNERKRAIGIPFHRSYLESLGADFKLNTDMTEIGPGVWLTGEIPRKTSFEKGDANMIACMPDGKIIDPDPLKDDLSLIINSDKGIILVLGCAHAGLVNILDYVIEKTGKDRIYAIIGGTHLGFAGDEQFEETIKAINRYKIEKIGVSHCTGLLKASYLHEKLKERFFFGCVGSEI
- a CDS encoding HPP family protein, encoding MEIFAKDIMVKDFDTVNSKAPINNAVQKILHGRLRESGYKTESIMVIDEFNKLTGVISIYDVLFHFRPGFLNYGLESIDVWKGRLKPHYEEFETLTVEQVMHSPVISISPDDHLMVVLDMMVKKRCRRLPVVENDIIRGIVYQKEIFKALFS
- a CDS encoding purine-nucleoside phosphorylase; protein product: MNTYKKKAIESAEFIKQRIAVNPRMGILTGTGLGESAESMEIEALFDYKEIPYFPVSTVQSHKGKLLTGLMGGRQVMVMQGRFHLYEGYSPLEVTFPIRVMQELGVEILIISNAAGGFNPDFEPGDIMIISDHINLTGENPLTGPNEDSWGIRFPDMCAVYDKNLAALAQKAGEAKGISLKKGVYAGLKGPSLETPAEVRFLKIIGADAVGFSTVQEAVAGVHAKMRILGLSTITNINNPDSPVPGVIDEIIAVANQAAPKLEDLIINIAENLD